The genomic stretch GTGCAGGCATATCTTTTCATAATATGCTAGTACTGCACTGGCCATTGGTGAAGGGGTGATGTAGATAGTAGCATTTTACATAGTTTATTCCTTCTTATATGATGTTTGAAATACCATGGCATTTTTTTCTGTAAAATTTACACTCGGATAAGCTTTATGCTCTATGCTCTATGCCGAACTTAGAGACATAAACCCTTTCTTTATGGTAAGTTAACTACGTGTTTTATTGCATTTtgaaattttctttcaatatttctttataattttattgcttttcttttttcaaaattttacgcTGTTGTGGCTGTTCCTCTGCCTTGTTCTCTTCTTACTTTCAATATGCGAATGCATAAATTGTCCAATCTCATATATCAGTTTGGCATTAGTGAGTCACTGACCATAAGAATACACAGATTATCAAATCTAAATAGAATGTAACATCCATTCATATCCAATATAATATCATGAGACCATATTTATATATCATTAAATGTTATTGGCAACTCATAGAATATGTCTTTTAAGAGTGCAAAAATCCAGAATTTCTTTATAGGTAAAAGCTAATCGAGAAGTTGTCTTACCATCGTATTATCAGATGCAAAAAACCTAGATCAATATATATTTATTCTTAGCCttcaaaacaaactttaaatgctTATGTCAAGATTAAGAAGGAAACAAAAATTCCATCTAATTCTAGATCCCATGGATTTGTTGACTGGTGAAATTTTCTAATTGTTAATTGTTTTATGAAACACTTCATATTGTGTGCTCGCTTATTCATGAACTCCTACAAAACTATGTATCCTATTCACATGGCCTTGGCATTAATTATTCCACTGCCAGTATTATTTCTTTGATTGTTTGATGGGATATCTTTCAATATTGTATAATCCTTTCAGATTTGTGTTCGATAACACATCCAATAATACAACTAGTATCTACTTGCATGTTACTTCATCTGAAATTTCTACCTTAATTGTCGTTTTGCATGTTGATACCtaatgatttattttttcagATGCCTATTCTTTGGATTTTCTCTTGCACATTGTTCTTTTAGGATtccataattaaatttaattaatttcagatGCCTGGTCGAACCGATAATGAAATAAAGAACTACTGGAATACCAGAATAAAAAGACACCAACGAGCCGGTTTGCCTCTATATCCTCCTAATATACGCTATCAAGCATCTGAGGAAAATCAGCAATACAAGAATGCCAGTGAGCATATGTACAGCGACAAGCATCCCAATGATGGCTTTCGGGGAAGCATTTTTGAAATGTCTGATATTCATGATATTGTAGCCGACAACTTCTATGCCTATCACAGGGCTTTTGATGCACCATCCTCAGATGTACAAGTTAGTAGCATGCTCTGTCGGCAGTTTGGATCGCAAAACTATATTTTGGGGAATCCAGCATTGCCTAACATGAAGCGACTTAGAGACTCTGAGAAGCAATGCAGTGGTTTCACTGATAGCATCTCTGACGAACATTCCAAGTCCAAGCATATTGTGCTAGAACCTTTGTGGAAAAAACAGAAGACTTTCATATTGGGTTATCCCTGTGATCCTGATCACCAGAGCAAGGCCCTACAAAGTTCCGGAGGTGCAAATCATGGTGGTCATGTCCTAAACGGCACATCGTCCGCTCCTAGTCCTATTCTCGGGGCTTCGGAGTTGGAGCTCCCTTCATTCCAATGTACAGAAACTGATACTAACTGCTGCTTTCCATGTTCATCCACTCTCATGTCAGTGGATGCCTATGGTGAATCTCCGTCCGCAGCAGTCTCATCGCAATCTGACTGTACCTCGCCGAGAAAAAGTGGCCTACTGGAAGCACTGGTACATGAAGCACAGGCAATTAGCAAGCCGAAGTTCTTCGGTTTCCCGCATCCTAATGCTTCTTCAAGTATACAATTCATCTTCTTGTCCTTTGTCTACCCTTTCTTGCACTTGACCATCTGATAAGTCACTTATCCAAAATAGTTTCTGCAGGATTCAAAAACAAGGCGACCGAAATTTCTTCTTGtccaaatctcggagaaaatggCTCCGTTTGGCCGGACTGCTCTATTCTGAATGATTCCCTATCGACATTCTTAGAGCACAACGACTACAAATCCGTAACTGCTGCGACACCATCTGTTGGACTCGACTCGTATCCATGGACCTGCATGCCTCATACATGTCGAATGCCTTGATTCGAGCTGCGTCTCGGCTAGTTTCGCGCATTTCTTCCCCATTGTATCTTTACCTCTCCGGGGCTTATGACTTTGTTCTGAATAAAATGCTCTCTCAGACTACAACCATTTTGTTGAGGCCTAGTTTGAACAAGACAATCTGTAGAGAGATCAAATTATAACTCTATAAACGCTGCAGTTGTGTTTCTATTTCTCTTccagtttaaaaatattttctttttcttttggaaaAAAGAAGTAATCTtaccaatattttttttatcttgaaattgttttttttttattttgatccaATTACCTATTACTAAATCGCATGATTgtgtttagaatatttttatacatACTATTAATCATTTATATCAAATGTGAatatctcttcctttttttttaaataaaataaaataaaattaggacTCATCATCATACATTTTgcatcaaaaatatatatatatataaacgtatcaaatatatatatatatatatatatatatattttaacgtTGTTACATATTTAATAGTTGTTATAATATGgaaattgattattttattttaattaaaattattatataaaaaatattattacattaaaatattttttaaatctacttaaataaaattatttaagttgatCGAAATTATTTTGCATAATTATAAATAACGTTACATACTAAATCTTACATTCtaaaatttaaatcctaaaagttattatatcaaaatatttttttttatcaatttaattaaaattatttaaacttcttCAAAATGATTATAAATgagttaaaatcattttaaactaatACATTGTATCAACTCTCACCCAAGCGATTTAGTACCCTTGGTGACAAAAGGGGAATACACTCGCCCCCAGTGCCCCTGCCAATCTGTCATAGGattaatacggaggaggtaaatcacgagcggctaATAGCCTTTGTGCTAACTACTAGACCGTCCGAGGGGACAACGATTTAATACCCTTGATTCCACATAAGATATACATAAATAAATTACAAGGGATATTTTACCATAGCATAAACCCTTTGCATGGAGTTATTAGAGCATCCACAATAATAGAAAATGTTTCTCCCGAATATTTATTAccctcacattcacatcatcaatcaaatatctcaTTCCTTAATTATCCTAAATCCCACCATCAACTATCTCACAAATTAATACTTATAGGTCCAtctattaaatataaaaaatgatatgctcaaaaaaaaaatctcaagaaaTACTCAAGGAAAAACACATAAAATGATGGAGCCCAATAAAAGTGACATGGTGGATCATGAATTTATGTATCTAGAAACATTTTCTTAGTATTTTTTCTTGTGTGTATCATCACTATGAATATCACACTCTCAAATATTTCAAATTCctttcttaaatatttttttttatttatttatattaaaaaaataagagagaaATCATAGGACATACATCAACGTCCTGTAATTTTAAATCTCCACCATAATATTTTATTACAATATGATATATTTAAGATGGAAGATACTTAAAGATAAAATATCTCCCAAATGTGGATGCCCTTACCCTTATAGTGGTTACAATAGTATTAAGAATAAGTGCAATATTAtagcaattatatatatatatatatatatatatatatatatatatatgagactCGAACTCGGGCTCAGTTCGTTTTACCTAAGCTGGAACTTCATTCGAGTTCGATTCGAACTTTAAATTTtatgttcaagtttgacttgtaataaaattaaatagttcATGAACTACTAAGCTCAATTCAAAaataactcatttaaaaattaaacaaacttaATTCGCACTTGACTCgttaatatataatatttataattcATATAAGCAAGACTCTTAATGAACATGCTCACAAACATCTTAATAAATATAGGAATGAAAATGAATCAAGTTACTTATAAGCTATTCGAAATTTGATTCGATAAAAGTTTGTTTTAGCTTGTTTAATGAAATTCATTGAGATAAACAAGTCAAGctcaagtttcacaatattcgACTCATTAATTCATGAATATGTTTTAACtttatgaatcaacttttaaataaaaataataataattttgatattaatttaTAGATTTATATTCTACTTATGAAATATGAATATATTTTAAGtttatgaatcaacttttaaaaaataat from Zingiber officinale cultivar Zhangliang chromosome 5B, Zo_v1.1, whole genome shotgun sequence encodes the following:
- the LOC121983795 gene encoding transcription factor GAMYB-like isoform X1, which encodes MNQMQNESRKTMILEKRMASLSIKEKGISVGSLSGENWVLKKGPWTSVEDAILADFVKRHGEGNWNSVRKHTSLSRCGKSCRLRWTNHLRPNLKKGTFTPQEEQLIIELHAKIGNKWARMAALMPGRTDNEIKNYWNTRIKRHQRAGLPLYPPNIRYQASEENQQYKNASEHMYSDKHPNDGFRGSIFEMSDIHDIVADNFYAYHRAFDAPSSDVQVSSMLCRQFGSQNYILGNPALPNMKRLRDSEKQCSGFTDSISDEHSKSKHIVLEPLWKKQKTFILGYPCDPDHQSKALQSSGGANHGGHVLNGTSSAPSPILGASELELPSFQCTETDTNCCFPCSSTLMSVDAYGESPSAAVSSQSDCTSPRKSGLLEALVHEAQAISKPKFFGFPHPNASSISAGFKNKATEISSCPNLGENGSVWPDCSILNDSLSTFLEHNDYKSVTAATPSVGLDSYPWTCMPHTCRMP
- the LOC121983795 gene encoding transcription factor GAMYB-like isoform X2, producing MNQMQNESRKTMILEKRMASLSIKEKGISVGSLSGENWVLKKGPWTSVEDAILADFVKRHGEGNWNSVRKHTSLSRCGKSCRLRWTNHLRPNLKKGTFTPQEEQLIIELHAKIGNKWARMAALMPGRTDNEIKNYWNTRIKRHQRAGLPLYPPNIRYQASEENQQYKNASEHMYSDKHPNDGFRGSIFEMSDIHDIVADNFYAYHRAFDAPSSDVQVSSMLCRQFGSQNYILGNPALPNMKRLRDSEKQCSGFTDSISDEHSKSKHIVLEPLWKKQKTFILGYPCDPDHQSKALQSSGGANHGGHVLNGTSSAPSPILGASELELPSFQCTETDTNCCFPCSSTLMSVDAYGESPSAAVSSQSDCTSPRKSGLLEALVHEAQAISKPKFFGFPHPNASSRFKNKATEISSCPNLGENGSVWPDCSILNDSLSTFLEHNDYKSVTAATPSVGLDSYPWTCMPHTCRMP